A stretch of Natronospira bacteriovora DNA encodes these proteins:
- a CDS encoding vWA domain-containing protein — protein sequence MLIRFFTTLRQHGLPVTPRDLIALHEVMAANLAGCDMQAFYHLSRTTLVKDETRFDRFDQAFAHFQEGLEAMPDPLGGELPEDWLRLELERHFSEEEKRQIEALGGLEALMKALEERLNEQTGRHQGGNRWIGTGGTSPFGHGGYNPEGVRIGGPGRHRRAVKVWEQRRFRNLDDQAEIGTRNIQLALRKLRRFARSGAREELDLEGTIRDTARNAGLLDIRTRPERHNAVKVLSFFDVGGSMDDHVQLSEALFTACRAEFKHLEHYYFHNFIYEHLWRDNQLRQDTLTPLDEILHTYGPDYKVIFVGDASMSPYEIATPFGAIDFMNPEPGAASFEKIKHRFERLVWLNPVPEEHWDRTYSIGMVRELVNDRMFPLTVEGLERAIACLQGRGSMAGA from the coding sequence ATGCTCATTCGTTTCTTCACCACCCTGCGACAGCACGGGCTCCCGGTCACCCCCCGGGACCTGATCGCCCTGCATGAAGTGATGGCCGCCAATCTGGCCGGCTGCGACATGCAGGCCTTCTATCACCTGTCTCGCACTACCCTGGTGAAGGACGAGACCCGCTTCGACCGTTTTGACCAGGCCTTCGCCCATTTCCAGGAGGGACTGGAGGCCATGCCCGACCCCCTGGGGGGCGAACTGCCGGAAGACTGGCTGCGGCTGGAGCTGGAGCGGCATTTCAGCGAGGAGGAAAAGCGCCAGATCGAGGCCCTGGGGGGTCTGGAAGCACTGATGAAGGCGCTGGAGGAACGGCTCAATGAGCAGACCGGCCGGCACCAGGGCGGCAACCGTTGGATCGGTACCGGTGGCACCAGCCCCTTCGGCCACGGGGGCTACAACCCGGAAGGCGTGCGCATCGGCGGCCCCGGCCGTCATCGTCGGGCCGTGAAGGTCTGGGAACAGCGACGCTTCCGCAATCTGGATGATCAGGCCGAAATCGGCACGCGCAACATCCAGCTTGCTCTGCGCAAGCTTCGACGCTTTGCCCGCAGCGGTGCCCGTGAGGAACTGGACCTGGAAGGCACCATTCGAGACACGGCCCGCAATGCCGGCCTGCTGGACATCCGCACCCGGCCGGAACGACACAATGCCGTCAAGGTACTGAGTTTCTTCGACGTGGGCGGTTCAATGGATGACCACGTACAGCTTTCCGAGGCGCTGTTCACCGCCTGCCGGGCCGAATTCAAGCACCTGGAACACTACTACTTCCATAACTTCATCTACGAGCATCTCTGGCGGGACAACCAGCTGCGCCAGGACACACTCACGCCACTGGATGAGATCCTTCATACCTACGGGCCGGACTACAAGGTGATCTTCGTCGGCGACGCCTCCATGTCGCCCTACGAGATCGCCACCCCCTTCGGGGCCATCGACTTCATGAACCCCGAGCCCGGCGCGGCTTCATTCGAGAAGATCAAGCACCGATTCGAACGCCTGGTCTGGCTCAATCCGGTTCCGGAAGAACACTGGGACCGGACCTACAGCATCGGCATGGTCCGCGAGCTGGTGAATGACCGCATGTTCCCCCTCACCGTCGAGGGGCTGGAACGAGCCATCGCCTGCCTGCAGGGACGCGGGAGCATGGCCGGCGCCTAA
- a CDS encoding ester cyclase: protein MRPSMFLALSCLLMLGACEAEKKPVESELEDIIVAWFDEGWNQGNTDVFEDTIAENVVFTHGTDSDTLSREQMSDIVLQWREAFPGLHMAVEDILVDGDRAAVRITFTGTHEGEWAGAEPLGQDIHTALMVIFRFEEGRMVELWEISDQLNFQRQLGLLPDGD, encoded by the coding sequence ATGCGTCCATCAATGTTTCTGGCCTTATCCTGTCTGTTGATGCTAGGCGCCTGTGAAGCGGAAAAGAAACCTGTCGAGTCGGAACTGGAAGATATTATTGTCGCCTGGTTCGATGAAGGCTGGAATCAGGGTAATACGGATGTTTTCGAAGACACCATCGCCGAGAATGTCGTCTTCACTCATGGCACGGACAGTGACACGCTCTCCCGGGAGCAGATGAGTGACATTGTTCTGCAGTGGCGTGAAGCTTTCCCGGGTCTTCACATGGCAGTGGAAGATATTCTCGTGGACGGGGATCGAGCCGCGGTGCGAATTACGTTCACCGGTACCCACGAAGGCGAATGGGCCGGTGCCGAGCCGCTCGGTCAGGACATTCACACGGCCTTGATGGTGATCTTTCGCTTTGAGGAAGGGCGCATGGTCGAGCTTTGGGAAATCAGTGACCAGCTTAATTTCCAACGCCAGCTGGGTCTGTTGCCGGATGGCGATTGA
- a CDS encoding TonB-dependent receptor, whose product MTIDRKFLIWALVYIVLGMILGIYMAVSKDHGQHVTHAHVLLVGFVLSLLYGIIHRLWLNGHSLAVANVQFYLHQLGAIVMSLGLFLLYGHMMAETVLGPILGVASLLVLASALLMFWMVLKSSSTTRMEPS is encoded by the coding sequence GTGACTATCGACCGAAAATTTCTTATCTGGGCTTTGGTTTATATCGTTCTTGGAATGATTCTGGGGATTTACATGGCCGTATCCAAGGATCACGGTCAGCACGTGACACATGCCCATGTGCTTCTGGTGGGCTTTGTTTTGTCATTGCTTTACGGGATTATCCACCGCCTCTGGCTGAACGGTCATTCTCTTGCCGTGGCCAATGTTCAGTTCTATCTCCACCAGTTGGGTGCCATTGTCATGAGTCTCGGCCTGTTCCTGCTTTACGGCCATATGATGGCCGAGACGGTATTGGGGCCGATTCTGGGGGTCGCGTCCTTGCTGGTACTCGCATCGGCCCTGTTGATGTTCTGGATGGTACTCAAAAGCAGCAGTACAACCCGGATGGAACCGTCGTGA